A genomic stretch from Oscillospiraceae bacterium includes:
- a CDS encoding hemolysin III family protein, protein MKRTKLKDRKLPSYTKKDEIFNSVTHMVGGALGIVATVLCIVTAAINHSVYGVVGGAIFGASMTLMYTISSIYHLLSPRLTAKKVMQILDHCTIFMLIAGTYTPVALVSVREYSPVLGWTIFAVVWAAAILGIVFNSIDLKKYTLFSIICYLLMGWCIILVANKIPFIFEKGEFILILIGGILYTIGAVLYLVGAKKPGIHAIFHIFTVLGSLMHFFAIVLYTLN, encoded by the coding sequence ATGAAAAGAACAAAATTAAAAGACAGAAAACTTCCTTCTTATACAAAAAAAGACGAAATATTTAATTCAGTAACTCATATGGTAGGCGGAGCGCTTGGTATTGTTGCAACCGTTTTATGCATTGTAACGGCAGCAATAAACCATTCGGTTTATGGTGTTGTGGGTGGTGCGATTTTTGGTGCGTCAATGACTTTAATGTATACAATATCGTCAATTTATCATCTTTTAAGTCCTCGTCTTACGGCAAAAAAAGTTATGCAGATTTTAGACCATTGCACAATTTTTATGTTGATTGCGGGAACATATACGCCCGTTGCTTTAGTAAGCGTTAGAGAGTATAGTCCGGTGCTTGGCTGGACAATTTTCGCTGTTGTATGGGCCGCTGCAATACTTGGAATAGTATTTAATTCCATTGATTTAAAAAAATACACCCTTTTTTCAATTATATGTTATCTTCTTATGGGCTGGTGCATAATTTTGGTAGCAAATAAGATACCGTTTATATTTGAAAAGGGTGAGTTTATCTTAATACTTATAGGTGGAATTCTTTACACAATTGGTGCAGTTTTGTATCTTGTTGGTGCAAAGAAACCGGGAATTCACGCAATATTTCATATTTTCACTGTGTT
- a CDS encoding DegV family protein encodes MFKIVSDSSCDIFNVEGVEFNSVPLKIIAGDKEFCDLCDADVYEMVTFLKDYKDKSGSSCPSSADWLEAFSGADEIFAVTITSGLSGSFNSASVAANMYMEQNPDSKVYVIDSLSAGPEMTLMVEKIAELHKEGKSFDEIKNEITEYKKSTGLCFMLESLKNLANNGRVSHTVSAIANILGIRLIGKASDEGTLEPLVKSRGEKKAISSLIKAMIDEGYMGKKVIISHCFNEEAANMVKKKISELFLSAKVKIQKTGVLCSFYAEEGGLLVGFEK; translated from the coding sequence ATGTTTAAAATAGTTTCAGATTCGTCATGTGATATTTTTAATGTTGAGGGCGTAGAATTTAATAGTGTACCTTTAAAAATAATTGCAGGTGACAAAGAGTTTTGTGACCTTTGCGATGCCGATGTTTATGAAATGGTTACATTTTTAAAAGATTATAAAGATAAGTCAGGGTCTTCCTGCCCATCGAGTGCAGACTGGCTTGAGGCTTTTTCGGGAGCAGATGAAATATTTGCTGTTACAATAACAAGCGGGCTTTCGGGAAGTTTTAATTCTGCATCTGTTGCGGCGAATATGTATATGGAACAAAATCCTGATAGTAAAGTTTACGTTATTGATTCTTTGTCGGCAGGTCCTGAAATGACTCTCATGGTTGAAAAAATTGCAGAGTTACATAAAGAGGGTAAGTCGTTTGACGAAATAAAGAATGAAATAACTGAATATAAGAAGTCAACAGGGCTTTGTTTTATGCTTGAATCCTTAAAAAATCTTGCAAATAACGGAAGAGTAAGCCATACTGTTTCAGCGATTGCAAATATTTTAGGAATTCGTTTAATCGGCAAAGCAAGTGATGAGGGAACTTTAGAACCACTTGTAAAATCAAGGGGAGAAAAGAAGGCAATATCAAGTTTGATTAAAGCAATGATTGATGAAGGATATATGGGAAAGAAAGTGATAATTTCACATTGTTTTAACGAAGAAGCGGCAAATATGGTAAAGAAAAAAATCTCCGAATTATTTTTAAGTGCAAAAGTAAAAATTCAAAAAACAGGTGTCCTTTGCAGTTTCTATGCTGAAGAGGGCGGACTTCTTGTAGGATTTGAAAAGTAG
- the proC gene encoding pyrroline-5-carboxylate reductase, protein MKISFIGAGNIASAIIGGITKDGFLNKDDISVYDISCDVLKKFEADGFLACKELKDALMSDIIFLTVKPQFYDDVLSKMGEIENKVIVTVAPGITIKRVSSYLKGSNKIIRTMPNTPLMVSEGMTVMAKGENVEDEEFDFVKSLFEKSGKVQVIKEELIDATIAVASSSPAYIYMLIETLADGGVYNGLDRESALKMAAQAVLGSAKMVLDTGIHPAKLKDMVCSPNGTTIRAVKELEDNNFRGAILSAMNECYKRAKEM, encoded by the coding sequence ATGAAAATTTCATTTATCGGTGCAGGAAATATTGCATCGGCAATAATTGGCGGGATAACTAAAGATGGCTTTTTAAATAAAGATGATATATCGGTATATGATATAAGTTGCGATGTTTTAAAAAAATTTGAAGCCGATGGATTTTTAGCGTGTAAAGAATTAAAAGATGCCTTGATGAGCGATATCATTTTCCTTACCGTAAAACCTCAGTTTTATGATGATGTTTTATCTAAGATGGGGGAAATTGAAAATAAAGTAATCGTAACTGTTGCACCAGGTATAACTATTAAGAGAGTTTCTTCTTACCTTAAAGGCAGTAATAAAATTATAAGAACAATGCCTAATACACCTCTTATGGTTTCTGAGGGTATGACTGTTATGGCAAAAGGCGAAAATGTGGAAGATGAAGAATTTGATTTTGTAAAGAGCCTTTTTGAAAAATCGGGAAAAGTTCAGGTTATAAAAGAAGAACTTATTGACGCCACCATCGCTGTCGCAAGTAGTTCTCCTGCATATATCTATATGCTTATAGAAACTTTGGCAGATGGCGGAGTATATAACGGACTTGACAGAGAAAGTGCGTTGAAAATGGCGGCACAAGCAGTTTTGGGTTCTGCAAAAATGGTTTTGGATACGGGTATTCATCCTGCTAAATTAAAGGATATGGTGTGTTCGCCTAACGGTACAACAATTCGTGCGGTTAAAGAACTTGAGGATAACAATTTCAGGGGAGCAATACTTAGTGCGATGAATGAATGCTACAAACGCGCTAAGGAAATGTAA
- a CDS encoding pyridoxal phosphate-dependent aminotransferase codes for MGLTISNKSMGISPSPTLAIDSKFKEMKKEGIDVVGFGAGEPDFDTPKHIKEAAINAINDGFTKYTPASGTIELKKAIVKKLKDENSLDYEISDIVVSNGAKHSLVNAFMAILNPGDEVVIPAPFWVSYPEMVKIADGTPVFLETCEENNFKFKVSDLENVVTKKTKALVLNNPSNPTGMLYTKSELKEIAEFCVKNNIYVISDEIYEALVYDGKESFVSIASFGDEIKDLTIIVNGVSKTYAMTGWRIGYTASNSKIAKAMANIQSHATSNPNSIAQVAATAALNGPKDEIKIMKNAFFERRNHLVELINGIEGVSSIKPDGAFYVMMNVSGLFSKKYKDTVISDVDTLCELLLCEVKLALVPGTGFGAPNYVRWSYATSMDNINEGIKRLKIFIEKLS; via the coding sequence ATGGGTTTAACCATAAGTAATAAATCAATGGGAATTTCCCCATCGCCTACACTGGCTATTGACTCTAAATTCAAAGAGATGAAAAAAGAGGGAATAGATGTTGTTGGTTTCGGTGCGGGAGAACCTGATTTTGACACACCAAAGCACATAAAGGAAGCGGCAATCAATGCGATTAACGATGGATTTACTAAATATACCCCTGCTTCCGGAACAATAGAACTTAAAAAAGCAATTGTTAAGAAATTAAAGGATGAAAATTCACTTGATTATGAAATTTCTGATATTGTAGTTTCAAACGGCGCAAAACATTCGCTTGTTAATGCGTTTATGGCAATTTTAAATCCCGGTGACGAGGTTGTTATCCCTGCACCATTCTGGGTAAGTTATCCTGAAATGGTTAAAATTGCAGATGGAACACCTGTATTTTTAGAAACTTGTGAAGAAAATAACTTTAAGTTTAAAGTTTCTGACCTTGAAAATGTTGTAACTAAAAAAACTAAAGCACTTGTTCTAAATAATCCGTCTAACCCTACAGGTATGTTATATACTAAGAGCGAATTAAAAGAAATTGCAGAATTTTGTGTGAAAAATAATATATATGTTATTTCTGACGAAATCTATGAAGCACTTGTATATGACGGCAAGGAAAGTTTTGTAAGTATTGCTTCATTTGGTGATGAAATTAAGGATTTGACAATAATTGTTAACGGTGTTTCAAAAACCTATGCTATGACCGGTTGGAGAATAGGTTACACTGCATCAAATTCTAAAATTGCAAAAGCGATGGCAAACATTCAAAGTCATGCAACCTCTAATCCGAACTCTATTGCTCAGGTTGCTGCAACTGCTGCCTTAAATGGTCCGAAAGACGAAATCAAGATAATGAAAAATGCGTTTTTTGAAAGAAGAAATCATCTTGTAGAATTAATAAACGGGATTGAAGGTGTATCTTCTATTAAGCCTGACGGAGCGTTTTATGTAATGATGAACGTATCCGGATTATTTAGTAAAAAATATAAAGATACTGTAATTTCAGATGTTGATACATTATGTGAATTACTGCTTTGTGAAGTTAAACTTGCACTTGTACCGGGTACGGGTTTTGGTGCCCCGAATTATGTAAGATGGTCTTATGCTACAAGTATGGATAACATAAATGAAGGTATAAAAAGATTAAAAATATTTATTGAAAAATTATCATAA
- a CDS encoding YraN family protein, translating to MNKRQKGNLGENIAELYLRLKGYKILERNFFVKGGEIDIIASKDDEIAIVEVKTRKDLSYGEAKEAVTYYKKKSIIFATRCYINMKHLYDKKVRFDVIEVYLSKFKINHIKDAFEIS from the coding sequence ATGAACAAAAGACAAAAAGGAAATCTTGGAGAAAATATAGCAGAACTTTACCTTAGATTAAAAGGCTATAAAATTTTAGAAAGAAATTTTTTTGTAAAAGGCGGAGAAATTGATATTATTGCATCAAAAGATGATGAAATTGCAATAGTAGAGGTTAAAACGAGAAAAGATTTAAGTTACGGCGAGGCAAAGGAAGCTGTTACATATTATAAAAAGAAGAGCATAATTTTTGCAACAAGGTGTTATATAAATATGAAACATCTTTATGATAAAAAGGTACGTTTTGATGTTATTGAAGTGTATCTTTCAAAATTTAAGATAAATCATATAAAAGACGCTTTTGAAATTTCATAA
- a CDS encoding ribonuclease HII → MRQHNFRRVSRVKTWKNKFGDAKVMSLFEFDKEFKKEGYNIICGVDEAGRGPLAGPVYACAIIMKEDFIIPEVNDSKKLTEKKREALYDIILENALDWSVASVSEKEIDEINILNATMKAMDMAILGLKVVPDLALIDGNQNRGIKQNNKTIIKGDSKSYNIAAASIIAKVTRDRFIIKMDELYPQYGFKKHKGYGTKEHIENIRKYGSCEIHRRTFLKNI, encoded by the coding sequence ATGCGCCAACACAATTTTAGACGAGTTTCGAGGGTTAAAACTTGGAAAAATAAGTTTGGAGATGCCAAAGTTATGAGTTTATTTGAATTTGATAAGGAATTTAAAAAAGAAGGTTATAATATAATTTGCGGGGTTGATGAAGCGGGCAGAGGTCCTCTTGCAGGCCCCGTTTATGCCTGTGCAATTATTATGAAGGAAGATTTTATAATTCCTGAAGTTAATGACTCTAAGAAGTTAACTGAAAAAAAGAGAGAAGCACTTTATGATATTATTTTAGAAAATGCACTTGACTGGTCGGTTGCGTCAGTTTCGGAAAAAGAAATTGACGAAATAAATATTTTAAATGCAACTATGAAAGCAATGGATATGGCAATTTTGGGACTTAAAGTTGTTCCCGATTTAGCTCTTATTGACGGAAATCAGAACAGGGGCATTAAACAAAATAATAAAACTATCATAAAGGGAGATTCCAAATCATATAATATAGCAGCGGCATCTATAATCGCAAAAGTTACGAGGGACAGATTTATTATAAAAATGGATGAATTATACCCTCAGTACGGTTTTAAAAAGCATAAAGGCTACGGAACAAAAGAACATATTGAAAATATAAGAAAGTATGGTTCGTGTGAAATTCACAGAAGGACTTTTTTAAAAAATATATGA
- the ylqF gene encoding ribosome biogenesis GTPase YlqF has translation MNINWFPGHMKKTEGLIKDNLKLVDIVIELVDARIPLASKNPLIDEIVKNKPRLIVFNKSDMADDKVTSDWINYYKNNGIKVVKVNSLDGKGFNDVYEGINQVLKEKIDKFKEKNLNLVIKMMVVGIPNVGKSSFINKITKRAGAKTGDRPGITKGKQWVRIKEGYELLDTPGILWHKFDDEETAKKLAFVGSIKDEILDVEELAFYLLDFLKNNYPENLKLRYNVDFNEDKDTYELMEEIGRKRGFVIKGGEIDLTRCANTILDEFRGLKLGKISLEMPKL, from the coding sequence ATGAATATAAACTGGTTCCCCGGTCATATGAAAAAGACCGAAGGCTTAATTAAAGATAACTTAAAACTTGTGGATATAGTTATTGAACTTGTAGATGCAAGAATTCCTCTTGCATCTAAAAATCCGCTTATAGACGAGATTGTTAAAAACAAACCTCGTCTTATTGTGTTTAATAAGTCAGATATGGCAGACGATAAAGTTACAAGCGACTGGATAAACTATTATAAAAATAACGGCATTAAAGTTGTAAAAGTTAATTCTTTAGACGGCAAAGGCTTTAATGATGTTTATGAGGGTATCAATCAGGTTTTAAAAGAAAAAATAGATAAATTTAAAGAAAAAAATCTTAACCTTGTTATAAAAATGATGGTAGTCGGTATTCCTAATGTGGGAAAATCTTCTTTTATAAATAAAATTACAAAAAGAGCAGGCGCGAAAACAGGAGACAGGCCGGGTATAACAAAAGGGAAACAGTGGGTAAGAATTAAAGAAGGCTATGAACTTTTAGATACTCCGGGAATTTTATGGCATAAGTTTGATGATGAGGAAACTGCAAAAAAACTTGCGTTTGTCGGCTCGATAAAAGATGAGATTTTAGATGTGGAAGAACTTGCTTTTTATCTTCTTGATTTTTTAAAAAACAATTATCCCGAAAATTTAAAATTAAGATATAATGTTGATTTTAATGAGGATAAAGATACTTATGAACTTATGGAAGAGATAGGAAGAAAAAGAGGCTTTGTTATAAAAGGCGGGGAAATAGATTTAACAAGATGCGCCAACACAATTTTAGACGAGTTTCGAGGGTTAAAACTTGGAAAAATAAGTTTGGAGATGCCAAAGTTATGA
- the lepB gene encoding signal peptidase I: MKIEIDSITEENENGEVVEILDKEPKKKKSLVKEIFDWVVSIASAIAIVLLLHIFVFVQVTVSGSSMDPTLKDKDRLIAVRFMYEPRYSDIVVVDPYLKEGTVKGKTMFNRVLYIKRVIATGGQTIDLRDGKVYIDGKLLEEDYISDTVKTYTQSMDMPVTVPEGCVFVMGDNREWSKDSRDRTVGILRNEQVVGKAVFRLLPFDKFGVVK, translated from the coding sequence ATGAAAATTGAAATAGATTCAATAACCGAAGAGAATGAAAACGGCGAGGTTGTTGAAATCTTAGATAAGGAACCAAAAAAGAAAAAAAGTTTAGTAAAAGAAATTTTTGACTGGGTTGTATCAATAGCCTCTGCTATTGCTATTGTTCTTTTGCTTCATATATTTGTTTTCGTTCAGGTAACCGTTTCGGGTTCTTCGATGGATCCGACTCTAAAAGATAAAGACAGACTTATTGCAGTACGCTTTATGTATGAACCTCGTTATTCTGATATTGTTGTTGTTGACCCTTATTTAAAAGAGGGAACGGTTAAGGGTAAAACTATGTTTAACCGTGTTTTATATATTAAAAGAGTTATAGCAACAGGCGGGCAGACTATTGATTTAAGAGATGGTAAAGTTTATATTGACGGTAAACTTTTAGAAGAAGATTATATTTCTGATACTGTAAAAACTTATACTCAGTCTATGGATATGCCTGTTACAGTTCCCGAAGGATGCGTTTTTGTAATGGGCGATAACAGAGAATGGAGTAAGGACAGCAGGGACAGAACAGTTGGTATTTTAAGAAATGAACAGGTAGTGGGAAAAGCGGTGTTCCGTCTTCTTCCATTTGATAAATTCGGAGTGGTTAAATGA
- the rplS gene encoding 50S ribosomal protein L19, which translates to MDIIKSITADLIRTDLPELNIGDTVRVFVKVREGNRERLQAFEGTIIRKKNGGIAETFTVRRVSYGVGVERTFPVNSPNIGKIEVIRKGKVRRAKLYYLRDRVGKAAKVKERI; encoded by the coding sequence ATGGATATTATTAAATCTATTACTGCTGATCTTATTAGAACAGATTTGCCTGAACTAAATATTGGTGATACTGTTAGAGTTTTCGTAAAAGTTAGAGAAGGAAACAGAGAAAGACTTCAGGCTTTCGAAGGCACTATTATCAGAAAGAAAAACGGCGGAATTGCTGAAACATTTACAGTTAGAAGAGTTTCTTACGGTGTTGGTGTTGAAAGAACATTCCCTGTTAACTCACCTAATATAGGTAAAATCGAAGTTATTAGAAAAGGTAAAGTTAGAAGAGCTAAACTTTATTATCTTAGAGACAGAGTTGGTAAAGCAGCAAAAGTTAAAGAAAGAATCTAA
- the trmD gene encoding tRNA (guanosine(37)-N1)-methyltransferase TrmD, protein MRIDILTLFPDMIKGVLGESVTGRALRNNLYELNLIDIRDFTLDKHRRVDDYPYGGGDGMIMQAEPVYRAYQSVKSEKSRFIYLTPHGKTFNQNMAKELSKEEHLIFLCGHYEGIDQRVNELLKPEEISLGDFILTGGELAVMPVCDSILRLLPGVLGNDNSTKEESFENNLLEYPQYTRPEEFMGLKVPDVLLSGHHKNIEEFRLTKSIEATYLKRPDLINEDNFSKKEKEIFENIKKSLAKDKKV, encoded by the coding sequence ATGAGAATTGATATATTGACTCTTTTTCCCGATATGATTAAAGGCGTTTTAGGAGAATCGGTTACAGGCCGTGCATTAAGGAATAACTTATATGAACTTAATTTAATTGATATAAGGGATTTTACATTAGATAAGCACAGGCGGGTTGACGATTACCCGTATGGCGGGGGAGATGGAATGATTATGCAGGCGGAGCCTGTATATCGTGCATACCAGTCGGTTAAAAGCGAAAAGTCGCGTTTTATATATCTTACTCCTCATGGCAAAACCTTTAATCAGAATATGGCAAAAGAACTTTCAAAAGAAGAACATCTGATATTTTTATGCGGGCATTATGAGGGAATCGACCAGAGAGTCAATGAACTGTTAAAACCCGAAGAAATATCACTTGGCGATTTTATCTTAACGGGAGGCGAACTTGCAGTTATGCCTGTTTGCGACAGTATTTTAAGACTGCTTCCGGGAGTTTTGGGAAATGACAACTCAACAAAAGAAGAATCTTTTGAAAACAATCTTTTGGAGTATCCTCAGTATACAAGGCCTGAAGAATTTATGGGGTTAAAAGTTCCCGATGTATTACTTTCGGGGCATCATAAAAATATTGAGGAATTTAGACTTACAAAATCAATTGAGGCTACATATTTAAAAAGGCCCGATTTGATAAATGAAGATAATTTTTCCAAAAAAGAAAAAGAAATCTTTGAAAATATTAAAAAAAGTCTTGCAAAAGACAAAAAGGTATGA
- the rimM gene encoding 16S rRNA processing protein RimM, with the protein MSKISVGKVVNTRGLRGEVKIYPYIDELDAFSEFSYLIVNEKKYDINKVKFFKNMVFITFDGIDTIEMAEKLKNFDAEIYEEDLPSLEDGEFYIKDILGMEVITDSGEYLGTIKDVFRTGSNDVYEVKRENKKSMYLPAIKDVILSIDTQNNKMTVHIIDGLDEI; encoded by the coding sequence ATGAGTAAAATTTCAGTCGGTAAAGTTGTCAATACAAGAGGTTTAAGGGGCGAGGTTAAAATCTACCCTTATATTGACGAACTTGATGCATTCAGTGAATTTTCCTATTTAATAGTAAACGAAAAAAAATATGATATAAATAAGGTAAAATTCTTTAAGAATATGGTTTTTATAACCTTTGATGGTATAGACACCATTGAAATGGCAGAAAAGTTAAAGAACTTTGATGCAGAAATTTATGAAGAAGATTTACCGTCTTTAGAAGATGGAGAATTTTATATTAAAGATATTTTGGGTATGGAAGTTATAACTGACAGCGGGGAGTATCTCGGAACTATAAAAGATGTTTTCCGTACAGGTTCCAACGATGTTTACGAAGTTAAAAGGGAAAATAAAAAAAGTATGTATCTTCCTGCTATAAAGGACGTTATACTAAGTATTGATACCCAAAATAATAAAATGACTGTTCATATTATAGACGGGTTAGATGAGATATGA
- a CDS encoding KH domain-containing protein, translated as MKDLLNFLASSLVDNPENIEITEKEEERTIYYTLHVDEKDMGKIIGKQGKNAQAIRTLMKAAGAKTDKRIIVDII; from the coding sequence ATGAAAGATTTACTAAACTTTCTTGCATCTTCTTTAGTTGATAATCCTGAGAATATCGAGATTACCGAAAAAGAAGAAGAAAGAACTATTTATTACACACTTCATGTTGATGAAAAAGACATGGGTAAAATCATCGGCAAACAGGGTAAAAATGCTCAGGCAATAAGAACCTTAATGAAAGCAGCCGGTGCAAAAACTGATAAAAGGATTATAGTTGATATAATATGA
- the rpsP gene encoding 30S ribosomal protein S16: MAVKIRLKRMGAKKTPFYRVVVADSRSPRDGRFIEEIGTYNPLTKEKEFKVDAEKAKKWIANGAQPTDTVRDLLKKNNII, from the coding sequence ATGGCAGTTAAAATCAGATTAAAAAGAATGGGTGCTAAAAAGACACCTTTTTACAGAGTAGTTGTAGCAGATTCAAGATCACCAAGAGATGGTAGATTTATAGAAGAAATCGGCACATACAATCCTTTAACTAAAGAAAAGGAATTCAAAGTTGATGCAGAAAAAGCAAAAAAATGGATTGCTAACGGTGCTCAGCCTACTGATACAGTAAGAGATTTACTTAAAAAGAATAACATAATCTAA
- a CDS encoding signal recognition particle protein, producing the protein MAFDSLKDKLSDIFKNLKRKGKLSESDVKLAMREIRVALLEADVNYRVAKDFVKKVSEKAVGEEVLESLTPGQQVIKIVNEELCALMGKENEKIKFSDSPPTVIMLVGLQGTGKTTTSAKLSGVLKKQGKKPMLVACDVQRPAAIKQLITVGSSFSVPVYFEEGEKDPVKIAKNAVLKAKKELNDVVIIDTAGRLHIDDELMDELENIKSAVNPTEILLVIDAMTGQDALNFATAFDEKLDLSGVIVTKLDGDARGGSVLSVKAVTGKPIKYVGMGEKLNELEPFYPDRMASRILGMGDVLTLIEKAEQAIDAKKAQELTKKMKTQTFTFSDFLDQIDQIKSMGPIENILGMLPGVNKKALAGVKIPDNQFDKTKAIILSMTQKERDNPSIINLSRKERIAKGSGTSLPEVNALLKQFEQMKKMMKQFSNKKLPKHMMKGFF; encoded by the coding sequence GTGGCATTTGACAGTTTAAAAGATAAATTATCCGATATTTTTAAAAATTTAAAGAGAAAAGGGAAACTTTCAGAATCTGACGTTAAACTTGCAATGAGAGAAATCAGAGTTGCACTTTTAGAAGCAGATGTAAACTACAGGGTAGCGAAAGATTTTGTTAAAAAAGTAAGTGAAAAAGCAGTTGGCGAAGAGGTTTTGGAAAGCCTTACTCCAGGTCAGCAGGTTATAAAGATTGTTAATGAAGAACTGTGCGCTCTTATGGGCAAAGAGAACGAAAAAATTAAGTTTTCGGACAGTCCTCCTACAGTTATAATGCTTGTTGGTTTGCAGGGTACAGGTAAAACAACCACTTCTGCAAAACTTTCAGGAGTTTTAAAAAAGCAGGGTAAAAAGCCTATGCTTGTTGCCTGTGATGTTCAAAGGCCTGCTGCAATAAAGCAACTTATAACAGTTGGTTCTTCTTTTTCGGTACCTGTGTACTTTGAAGAGGGAGAAAAGGATCCTGTTAAAATAGCAAAAAATGCTGTTTTGAAGGCTAAAAAAGAATTAAATGATGTTGTTATTATAGATACAGCAGGGCGTCTTCATATTGATGACGAACTTATGGATGAACTTGAAAATATAAAAAGTGCCGTAAATCCTACCGAAATTTTGCTTGTAATTGATGCTATGACAGGGCAGGACGCGCTTAATTTTGCGACAGCATTTGATGAAAAACTTGATTTATCGGGCGTAATTGTTACCAAACTTGACGGCGATGCCAGAGGCGGTAGTGTGCTTTCGGTTAAGGCTGTTACAGGAAAACCGATAAAATATGTGGGTATGGGAGAAAAGTTAAACGAACTTGAACCTTTTTACCCTGACAGAATGGCATCAAGAATTTTAGGTATGGGTGATGTGCTTACTCTTATCGAAAAAGCCGAACAGGCTATAGATGCAAAAAAAGCACAGGAACTTACTAAAAAAATGAAAACCCAGACTTTTACTTTTTCTGACTTTTTAGACCAGATTGACCAGATTAAAAGTATGGGACCTATTGAAAATATATTGGGAATGCTTCCCGGGGTAAATAAAAAAGCCTTAGCGGGAGTTAAAATTCCTGACAATCAGTTTGACAAAACAAAAGCGATTATCCTTTCTATGACTCAAAAGGAAAGAGATAACCCTTCAATCATTAATCTTTCAAGAAAAGAAAGAATTGCCAAAGGAAGCGGAACAAGTCTTCCTGAGGTAAATGCTCTTTTAAAACAGTTTGAGCAGATGAAAAAAATGATGAAACAATTTTCAAATAAAAAGTTACCTAAACATATGATGAAAGGTTTCTTTTAA
- a CDS encoding DNA-binding protein, whose product MAKDLKMCVLLDIYGDIITKKQYEVMDYYYNQDYSLAEISEHLKITRQGVRDSIKRAEEAILECEDKLKLSEKYSLNREKIEKINSLLEDINNLNNVQLRNNLIQNWIKEIADLVTELDF is encoded by the coding sequence TTGGCTAAAGATTTAAAAATGTGTGTGCTTCTTGACATTTACGGAGATATTATTACTAAAAAACAGTATGAGGTTATGGATTATTATTATAATCAGGATTATTCCCTTGCTGAAATCAGCGAACATCTTAAAATTACAAGGCAGGGCGTTCGTGACAGTATAAAAAGAGCAGAAGAAGCAATTTTAGAATGTGAAGACAAGTTGAAATTAAGCGAAAAGTACAGTTTAAACCGTGAAAAAATCGAAAAGATAAACAGTCTTTTAGAGGATATAAATAATCTTAATAACGTTCAGTTAAGAAATAACCTTATTCAAAACTGGATAAAAGAAATTGCGGATTTAGTTACCGAACTTGATTTTTAA